One stretch of Bacteroidota bacterium DNA includes these proteins:
- a CDS encoding glucoamylase family protein, translated as MPDDATLVPDGPTVANVFKPAQLAEYARRLARDQALVEEKRVSKPLRPLLRSAYRDLTDAYRALAGAGAEREVVTPAAEWLLDNFHIVRDQVRDIEDNLPKSYYKLLPKLRTGPFTGMPRVFELVHTLASHTDNTLDQENLTAFTRAFQEVDLLTLAELWALPIMLRLVLVEKVVALTVQIIEARQERRAASRWARRIAQRGDEDPSEVVGILAEMAREHSPLSGPFVTTFSSRLQAQGPSAVPALEWLEQRLRSRRATLEDVARRVTQRETQWQVSMANAILSLRHTGETDWGDFVEDLSAVEDTLRGDPDAVYPKMDPGTRDLYRHRVETLSRHASETEFGVAERAVALAASAKEAGEPDPAGHVGYWLIGPGQRALGKEVGFRAPLRERLVRIAHRHPTAVYLGFITVVTLLALAGVLWIALGAGAGPGLLGLTAAAAFLPLLDFAVTFANFNAARLLPPSQLARMDFSDGIPEGNMAFVVIPTLLSSPENARAQVEALEVHAAANPDPALRFALLTDFRDAEAQHAPGDDAIVEAAVHAVRALNARTGRAGGDGAPGTDTFFLLHRERRWNERQGVWMGWERKRGKLEEFNDLLRTPPDKWADAETTYTVIEGDFRETVQGDAVRYVVTLDADTRLPPDGAVDLIATAAHPVNVPRYSAETGRVVEGYGILQPRVSVVPEGSLRSPFSRIYSGNIGVDPYTTAVSDAYQDLFGEGIYTGKGLYDVDAFRRTLAGSVPENAVLSHDLLEGNHARAALVTDIEVFDDYPSRYSTFAMRLHRWVRGDWQLLPWLMPRVRDARGRWRRTPLSVVGRWKIFDNMRRSLTPVALVLFLALAWTSVLPGSPFVWTAIALLVLAFPIYAPFIDAFFRQPADTVSSSYFRHAWEDLKLNALQTGLSVVFLAHQAVVMLDAVGRTLWRLFISRKNRLEWVTAYQAEQGARDIPRSLWLSVAVGVAVLVLISIAEPISWLAALPFAVAWIAAPWVAKAVSAPTRPERYRLTFDDTRRLRTLARRTWRYFDEFLSDDDRWLVPDNFQVKPAQGLARRTSPTNIGLALNAVQVARDFGYLPRQEEVRRLGAMLSAVEGLEKHRGHLYNWYATETGAVMHPRYVSTVDSGNLAGSLVVVKQGLGEVAGAAWPSPALAEGVRDALCALDETLRRCPPDDFDAAEIVAVRERLGAALDRPTPATLTEWRDRLDALLAAAADLHTAAQFEPSPVWRDQDVDELRTWAGQPLAQLRLARSELLSLAPWLEDRDVVDDDLNQVSTLGALFDRTTALLTDSDRAMDTERLRASADAVGALLHDARDLAARAGALLRGMDFAMLYNAERDLFSIGYDVDRGSFDDSTYDLLASEARLASYLAIGKGEVPPEHWFRLSRSTRSTRGRKTLLSWSGTMFEYLMPLLFMRTYPRTLLDETLYNAVSTQRFYGRSKGRPWGISESAYYTLDLHLTYQYRAFGVPWLGLKRGLGEDYVLAPYATVLALMVRPDRALSNLGKIDELGAYGPYGYYEAVDFTPARVATPGETASEETFQVVRSYFAHHQGMSLLSLANVLLDNRVQDRFHCEPFVQSGELLLQERVPRVVEKIDAAPFDEGELEPVEVQPVASYVEHLTGDALADPVPRGVLLSNGRYTAYLTSAGSGYARQGEMGVTRWQPDRTHDAQGFFVYVRDLESNRFWSAGQQPVQSALPPDRYETWFHANKVETARVDDWIETFTEIVVSPEDDVEVRRVTLTNYSDQPRVIELTSYAEVVLFPPVADAAHPAFSKLFVETEYVPEHNAIIATRRPRKEGEHRPWLVHTVADKALGPVFEELQFETDRAKFIGRGRTLDHPAAMDPSTRLSGTDGAVLDPVVSLRRVVVLMPKENVTVTFSLGTADSREDAERLVERYDHPYAAQRALELASVYGLVELKHLGLPGERALYFQRLASHMLYGGAALRAPEDVLLRNRRPQSGLWAHGISGDLPILVYRIAKADDMPHFRLLLKAHEYWRLRGLETDLVILNDHPPSYASELQNAILQAIQTSPQRGLLNQRGGLFVRRTDQLADEDQTLILTVARVVINGQLPQFDAEDDEPSEAVQVAENGQAERVYRPTLDSALTVEADSLPRPAGETAREADAEKHADDLQFFNGYGGFSADGTEYVVRQHSRAGRGLDRTPLPWINVVANENAGFTASESGEGYTWSVNSQQNKLTPWSNDPVMDPAGEAFYLRDETPTDQGSGVFWSPTPRPVPDGEPYETRHGWGYTSYHHASHGIEQEVCLFVPREDPVKIARLRLTNTRSTKRKLTVFRYHEWVLGERRPPNAPYVTTHHDEETGALLARNYYNGTFARRVAFAAAHGAPVAGFTSDRSTFLGRGGSTVLPAALETDAPLDGTVGAGLDPCAAFQVPVEVEPGETVELRFLIGQAEHSHAARTIVKRYATAEAVQDALDEVTAFWRELLSATHVETPAPEIDVLANGWLLYQNLACRFWGRSAFYQSGGAFGYRDQLQDSTALIYTRPDLTRQQIRRNAAHQFTEGDVLHWWHPITEAGIRSRFSDDLLWLPYAVAFYVRTTGDASILDEVEPFLTARQLEEGEDEAFLTPGVADETGTVFEHAARTIDRSLTKGEHGLPLMGSGDWNDGMNRVGNDGTGESVWLGFFLAHILKGFIPLCDERGETERAERYRAYLKDLEVALNDTGWDGAWFRRAYYDEGVPLGSAQNDECRIDAIAQGWSIISGVATPEHAEQALRSVEEHLVDEEAGIIRLLTPPFDKTEHDPGYIKGYLPGVRENGGQYTHGVLWAIRAFAEQGHGAKATDLLRMISPVNHARTREKADHYKTEPYAIAADVYSVHPHEGRGGWTWYTGSAGWTYRVAVESVLGLKVEADAIWLDPRIPADWPGFKISYRLPSDKTTYVFTVENQGVEHGVVAVDGANGAVVEGAARVPRVDDGGTHNVKVTLGGTGAATNGAQAATEPSSVSDDSPEQP; from the coding sequence ATGCCTGACGACGCCACCCTCGTGCCCGACGGCCCCACTGTCGCCAACGTCTTCAAGCCCGCCCAGCTCGCCGAGTACGCCCGGCGTCTGGCCCGGGACCAGGCGCTCGTGGAGGAGAAACGCGTCTCCAAGCCGCTGCGCCCGCTCCTGCGCAGCGCCTACCGCGACCTCACCGACGCCTACCGCGCGCTCGCCGGGGCCGGGGCCGAGCGCGAGGTGGTCACGCCGGCGGCCGAGTGGCTGCTCGACAACTTCCACATCGTCCGGGACCAGGTCCGCGACATCGAGGACAACCTCCCGAAGAGCTACTACAAGCTGCTCCCCAAGCTCCGCACCGGCCCGTTCACCGGGATGCCGCGCGTCTTCGAGCTCGTCCACACCCTCGCCTCGCACACCGACAACACCCTCGACCAGGAGAACCTGACAGCTTTCACCCGGGCCTTCCAGGAGGTTGACCTCCTGACGCTCGCCGAGCTGTGGGCGCTCCCGATCATGCTCCGGCTCGTGCTGGTCGAGAAGGTGGTGGCGCTGACGGTGCAGATCATCGAGGCGCGGCAGGAGCGGCGCGCGGCGTCGAGGTGGGCGCGGCGCATCGCCCAGCGGGGCGACGAGGACCCGTCCGAGGTCGTCGGCATCCTGGCCGAGATGGCGCGGGAGCACTCGCCGCTCTCGGGGCCGTTCGTGACGACCTTCTCGAGCCGGCTCCAGGCGCAGGGGCCGAGCGCCGTGCCCGCGCTCGAATGGCTGGAGCAGCGCCTCCGCTCGCGCCGCGCCACGCTCGAAGACGTCGCGCGCCGCGTCACCCAGCGCGAGACGCAGTGGCAGGTCTCGATGGCGAACGCGATCCTCTCGCTCCGCCACACCGGCGAGACCGACTGGGGCGACTTCGTCGAGGACCTCTCGGCGGTCGAGGACACGCTGCGCGGCGACCCCGACGCCGTGTACCCGAAGATGGACCCCGGCACGCGCGACCTGTACCGCCACCGCGTCGAGACCCTGTCGCGCCACGCGTCCGAGACCGAGTTCGGCGTCGCCGAGCGGGCCGTCGCCCTCGCCGCGTCGGCAAAGGAGGCGGGGGAGCCAGACCCGGCCGGGCACGTCGGCTACTGGCTCATCGGGCCGGGGCAGCGGGCGCTCGGGAAGGAGGTCGGCTTCCGCGCACCGCTCCGGGAGCGCTTGGTGCGCATCGCCCACCGGCACCCGACGGCGGTCTACCTCGGCTTTATCACGGTCGTCACCCTCCTGGCGCTCGCCGGCGTGCTGTGGATCGCGCTCGGAGCCGGGGCCGGGCCGGGCCTGCTCGGCCTCACGGCGGCAGCGGCGTTCCTGCCGCTGCTCGACTTCGCCGTCACGTTCGCCAACTTCAACGCGGCGCGGCTCCTCCCCCCGTCGCAGCTCGCGCGGATGGACTTCAGCGACGGCATCCCCGAGGGCAACATGGCCTTCGTCGTCATCCCGACGCTGCTCTCCTCGCCCGAGAACGCCCGCGCCCAGGTCGAGGCGCTCGAGGTCCACGCCGCGGCCAACCCCGACCCGGCGCTGCGCTTCGCGCTCCTGACCGACTTCCGCGACGCCGAGGCCCAGCACGCGCCGGGCGACGACGCGATCGTCGAGGCGGCCGTCCACGCCGTGCGCGCGCTCAACGCCCGCACCGGGCGGGCCGGCGGCGATGGTGCCCCGGGCACCGACACCTTCTTCCTCCTCCACCGCGAGCGCCGCTGGAACGAGCGCCAGGGCGTGTGGATGGGCTGGGAGCGCAAGCGCGGCAAGCTCGAAGAGTTCAACGACCTCCTCCGCACCCCGCCTGATAAGTGGGCAGATGCCGAAACGACCTACACCGTCATCGAGGGCGACTTCCGCGAGACCGTCCAGGGCGACGCCGTGCGCTACGTCGTCACGCTCGACGCCGACACGCGGCTGCCGCCCGACGGGGCCGTGGACCTCATCGCCACGGCGGCGCACCCGGTCAACGTGCCGCGCTACTCGGCCGAGACCGGCCGCGTCGTCGAGGGCTACGGCATCCTCCAGCCCCGGGTCTCGGTCGTCCCCGAGGGGAGCCTGCGCAGTCCGTTCTCGCGCATCTACTCCGGCAACATCGGCGTCGACCCCTACACGACGGCCGTCTCGGACGCCTACCAGGACCTCTTCGGCGAGGGGATCTACACCGGCAAGGGGCTCTACGACGTCGACGCCTTCCGCCGGACGCTCGCCGGGTCGGTGCCGGAGAACGCCGTCCTCTCGCACGACCTTCTGGAGGGCAACCACGCCCGCGCCGCGCTCGTGACCGACATCGAGGTCTTCGACGACTACCCGAGCCGCTACAGCACGTTCGCGATGCGGCTCCACCGCTGGGTCCGCGGCGACTGGCAGCTCCTGCCGTGGCTGATGCCCCGCGTCCGCGACGCGCGCGGGCGCTGGCGCCGGACCCCGCTCTCGGTCGTCGGCCGGTGGAAGATCTTCGACAACATGCGGCGGAGCCTCACGCCGGTGGCGCTCGTCCTCTTCCTCGCCCTGGCCTGGACCTCGGTGCTGCCCGGCTCGCCGTTCGTGTGGACCGCGATTGCCCTCCTCGTCCTCGCCTTCCCGATCTACGCCCCCTTCATCGACGCCTTCTTCCGGCAGCCGGCCGACACGGTCTCGTCGAGCTACTTCCGCCACGCGTGGGAGGACCTCAAGCTGAACGCCCTCCAGACCGGCCTCTCGGTCGTCTTCCTGGCGCATCAGGCGGTCGTGATGCTCGACGCCGTCGGACGGACGCTGTGGCGGCTGTTCATCTCCCGCAAGAACCGGCTCGAATGGGTGACGGCGTACCAGGCTGAGCAGGGTGCCCGCGACATCCCGCGCTCGCTCTGGCTCTCGGTCGCGGTCGGCGTCGCGGTCCTCGTGCTGATCTCGATTGCCGAGCCGATCTCGTGGCTCGCCGCCCTCCCGTTCGCCGTCGCGTGGATCGCCGCGCCGTGGGTGGCGAAGGCCGTCAGCGCCCCGACGCGCCCCGAGCGCTACCGCCTCACCTTCGACGACACGCGGCGGCTGCGCACGCTCGCCCGCCGGACGTGGCGCTACTTCGACGAGTTCCTCTCGGACGACGACCGGTGGCTCGTCCCGGACAACTTCCAGGTCAAGCCCGCCCAGGGCCTCGCCCGCCGTACGTCGCCGACCAACATCGGCCTCGCTCTGAACGCGGTGCAGGTGGCGCGCGACTTCGGCTACCTCCCGCGCCAGGAGGAGGTCCGCCGGCTCGGCGCGATGCTCAGCGCCGTCGAGGGGCTGGAAAAGCACCGAGGCCACCTCTACAACTGGTACGCGACCGAGACCGGGGCGGTGATGCACCCGCGCTACGTCTCGACGGTCGACTCGGGCAACCTCGCCGGCTCGCTCGTCGTGGTCAAGCAGGGACTCGGCGAGGTCGCCGGGGCGGCCTGGCCGAGCCCGGCGCTCGCCGAGGGCGTGCGCGACGCGCTCTGCGCGCTCGACGAGACGCTCCGGCGGTGCCCGCCCGACGACTTCGACGCCGCCGAGATCGTCGCCGTCCGCGAGCGGCTCGGGGCGGCCCTCGACCGGCCGACGCCGGCGACGCTCACCGAGTGGCGGGACCGGCTCGACGCCCTCCTCGCCGCCGCCGCCGACCTCCACACGGCGGCGCAGTTCGAGCCCTCCCCGGTCTGGCGCGACCAGGACGTGGACGAGCTCCGCACCTGGGCCGGGCAGCCCCTCGCCCAGCTCCGCCTCGCCCGGAGCGAACTGCTCAGCCTCGCCCCCTGGCTCGAGGACCGGGACGTCGTCGACGACGACCTCAACCAGGTCTCGACGCTCGGCGCGCTCTTCGACCGGACGACGGCACTCCTGACCGACTCGGACCGGGCGATGGATACGGAGCGGCTCCGCGCTTCGGCCGATGCCGTGGGCGCGCTTCTCCACGACGCCCGCGACCTCGCCGCCCGCGCCGGCGCGCTCCTCCGGGGCATGGACTTCGCCATGCTCTACAACGCCGAGCGCGACCTCTTCTCGATTGGCTACGACGTGGACCGGGGCAGCTTCGACGACAGCACCTACGACCTCCTCGCCTCCGAGGCGCGGCTCGCCTCCTACCTCGCCATCGGCAAGGGCGAGGTGCCGCCGGAGCACTGGTTCCGCCTCAGCCGCTCGACCCGGAGCACGCGCGGGCGCAAGACGCTGCTCTCCTGGAGCGGGACGATGTTCGAGTACCTGATGCCGCTCCTGTTCATGCGGACCTATCCCCGGACGCTCCTCGACGAGACGCTCTACAACGCCGTCTCGACGCAGCGCTTCTACGGGCGCTCGAAGGGCCGCCCGTGGGGCATCTCCGAGAGCGCCTACTACACGCTCGACCTCCACCTGACGTACCAGTACCGCGCCTTCGGCGTGCCGTGGCTCGGCCTCAAGCGCGGCCTCGGCGAGGACTACGTGCTCGCCCCCTACGCGACGGTCCTCGCGCTCATGGTCCGGCCGGACCGCGCCCTCTCGAACCTGGGAAAGATCGACGAACTCGGGGCCTACGGGCCCTACGGCTACTACGAGGCCGTCGACTTCACCCCGGCCCGCGTCGCCACCCCCGGCGAGACGGCCAGCGAGGAGACGTTCCAGGTCGTCCGGTCGTACTTCGCCCACCACCAGGGGATGAGCCTGCTCTCGCTCGCCAACGTCCTCCTCGACAACCGCGTGCAGGACCGGTTCCACTGCGAGCCCTTCGTGCAGTCGGGTGAACTGCTGCTCCAGGAGCGCGTCCCGCGCGTGGTCGAGAAGATCGACGCCGCGCCGTTCGACGAGGGCGAGCTCGAGCCGGTCGAGGTGCAGCCGGTCGCCTCCTACGTCGAGCACCTCACGGGCGACGCGCTTGCGGACCCCGTGCCGCGCGGCGTGCTCCTCTCGAACGGGCGCTACACGGCCTACCTCACGAGTGCAGGGTCCGGCTACGCGCGCCAGGGTGAGATGGGCGTCACGCGCTGGCAGCCGGACCGCACGCACGACGCGCAGGGCTTCTTCGTCTACGTGCGCGACCTCGAGAGCAACCGCTTCTGGTCGGCCGGGCAGCAGCCGGTGCAGTCGGCGCTGCCGCCGGACCGCTACGAGACGTGGTTCCACGCCAACAAGGTCGAGACGGCCCGCGTCGACGACTGGATCGAGACGTTCACCGAGATCGTCGTCTCGCCCGAGGACGACGTCGAGGTCCGGCGCGTGACGCTGACCAACTACTCCGACCAGCCGCGCGTGATCGAGCTGACGAGCTACGCCGAGGTGGTCCTCTTCCCGCCCGTTGCCGACGCCGCGCACCCGGCCTTCTCGAAGCTCTTCGTCGAGACCGAGTACGTCCCCGAGCACAACGCGATCATCGCCACGCGCCGCCCGCGCAAGGAGGGCGAGCACCGCCCGTGGCTCGTCCACACCGTCGCCGACAAGGCCCTCGGGCCGGTCTTCGAGGAACTCCAGTTCGAGACCGACCGGGCCAAGTTCATCGGGCGCGGCCGGACGCTGGACCACCCGGCGGCGATGGACCCGAGCACCCGGCTCTCCGGCACCGACGGGGCCGTGCTCGACCCCGTCGTCTCGCTCCGCCGCGTCGTGGTCCTGATGCCGAAGGAGAACGTGACGGTCACCTTCTCGCTCGGCACGGCCGACTCGCGCGAGGACGCCGAGCGCCTCGTCGAGCGCTACGACCACCCCTACGCGGCGCAGCGCGCCCTCGAACTGGCGTCGGTCTACGGCCTCGTCGAACTCAAGCACCTCGGGCTACCGGGCGAGCGGGCGCTCTACTTCCAGCGCCTCGCCTCGCACATGCTCTACGGCGGGGCGGCTCTCCGCGCGCCCGAAGACGTGCTGCTCCGCAACCGGCGCCCGCAGTCCGGCCTCTGGGCGCACGGCATCTCCGGCGATCTCCCGATCCTCGTCTACCGCATCGCGAAGGCGGACGACATGCCCCACTTCCGGCTCCTCCTCAAAGCGCACGAGTACTGGCGGCTGCGCGGCCTGGAAACCGACCTCGTCATCCTCAACGATCACCCGCCGAGCTACGCGAGCGAGCTCCAGAACGCGATTCTCCAGGCGATCCAGACCTCGCCGCAGCGCGGCCTCCTCAACCAGCGCGGCGGCCTCTTCGTCCGCCGCACCGACCAACTCGCCGACGAGGACCAGACCCTCATCCTGACTGTCGCCCGCGTCGTAATCAACGGCCAGCTCCCGCAGTTCGACGCCGAAGACGACGAGCCTTCCGAGGCCGTACAGGTCGCCGAAAACGGTCAGGCCGAGCGCGTCTACCGCCCTACCCTCGACTCCGCGCTCACGGTCGAAGCCGACAGCCTGCCCCGGCCCGCCGGGGAGACGGCGCGCGAGGCCGACGCCGAGAAGCACGCCGACGACTTGCAGTTCTTCAACGGCTACGGCGGCTTCTCCGCAGACGGGACCGAGTACGTCGTCCGCCAGCACAGCCGCGCCGGGCGCGGCCTCGACCGGACCCCGCTGCCGTGGATCAACGTCGTCGCCAACGAGAACGCCGGGTTCACGGCGTCGGAGAGCGGCGAGGGCTATACGTGGTCCGTCAACTCGCAGCAGAACAAGCTCACCCCGTGGAGCAACGACCCGGTGATGGACCCGGCGGGCGAGGCCTTCTACCTGCGCGACGAAACCCCGACGGATCAGGGGAGCGGCGTCTTCTGGAGCCCGACCCCGCGCCCGGTCCCGGACGGCGAGCCCTACGAGACGCGCCACGGCTGGGGCTACACGAGCTACCACCACGCAAGTCACGGGATCGAACAGGAGGTCTGCCTGTTCGTCCCGCGCGAGGACCCCGTCAAGATCGCCCGCCTCCGCCTCACCAATACCAGGAGCACGAAGCGCAAGCTGACCGTCTTCCGCTACCACGAGTGGGTCCTCGGCGAGCGCCGCCCGCCGAACGCACCCTACGTCACCACCCACCACGACGAGGAGACGGGAGCCCTGCTGGCTCGCAACTACTACAACGGTACGTTCGCCCGCCGCGTGGCCTTCGCCGCGGCGCACGGAGCACCCGTAGCAGGCTTCACCTCGGACCGGAGCACGTTTCTCGGCCGAGGTGGGAGCACCGTGCTCCCAGCGGCCCTTGAGACCGATGCTCCGCTCGACGGGACCGTCGGCGCAGGCCTCGATCCGTGCGCCGCGTTCCAGGTTCCGGTCGAGGTCGAGCCGGGCGAGACCGTAGAGCTGCGCTTCCTGATCGGGCAGGCGGAGCACTCACACGCGGCGCGCACGATCGTCAAGCGCTACGCCACAGCCGAGGCCGTACAGGACGCTCTCGACGAGGTCACAGCGTTCTGGCGCGAACTGCTGTCCGCGACGCACGTCGAGACGCCCGCGCCGGAGATCGACGTGCTGGCGAACGGGTGGCTGCTCTACCAGAACCTCGCGTGCCGGTTCTGGGGCCGGAGCGCGTTCTACCAGTCCGGCGGCGCGTTCGGCTACCGCGACCAGCTCCAGGACTCGACCGCGCTCATCTACACGCGCCCCGACCTCACGCGCCAGCAGATCCGCCGCAACGCCGCCCACCAGTTCACCGAGGGCGACGTGCTCCACTGGTGGCACCCGATCACCGAGGCCGGCATCCGCAGCCGCTTCTCCGACGACCTCCTCTGGCTCCCCTACGCCGTCGCGTTCTACGTCCGCACGACCGGCGACGCCAGCATCCTGGATGAGGTCGAGCCGTTTCTGACCGCGCGGCAACTCGAAGAGGGCGAGGACGAGGCCTTCCTCACGCCCGGCGTCGCCGACGAGACGGGCACCGTCTTCGAGCACGCCGCCCGCACGATCGACCGCTCGCTCACGAAGGGCGAGCACGGCCTCCCGCTGATGGGCTCGGGCGACTGGAACGACGGCATGAACCGCGTCGGCAACGACGGGACCGGCGAGAGCGTCTGGCTCGGGTTCTTCCTCGCCCACATCCTCAAAGGGTTCATCCCGCTCTGCGACGAGCGGGGCGAGACCGAGCGCGCCGAGCGCTACCGCGCCTACCTCAAGGACCTCGAAGTCGCGCTCAACGACACCGGGTGGGACGGCGCGTGGTTCCGCCGGGCCTACTACGACGAGGGGGTCCCCCTCGGCTCTGCCCAGAACGACGAGTGCCGGATCGACGCGATTGCCCAGGGCTGGAGCATCATCTCGGGCGTCGCCACGCCGGAGCACGCGGAGCAGGCGCTCCGGTCGGTCGAGGAGCACCTCGTGGACGAAGAGGCCGGGATCATCCGCCTCCTCACCCCGCCGTTCGATAAAACGGAGCACGACCCCGGCTACATCAAGGGCTACCTCCCGGGCGTCCGCGAGAACGGCGGCCAGTACACCCACGGCGTCCTCTGGGCGATCCGCGCCTTCGCCGAGCAGGGCCACGGCGCGAAGGCGACGGACCTCCTGCGGATGATCTCCCCTGTCAACCACGCCCGCACGCGGGAGAAGGCCGACCACTACAAGACCGAGCCCTACGCGATTGCCGCCGACGTCTACAGCGTCCACCCCCACGAGGGGCGCGGCGGCTGGACGTGGTACACCGGCTCGGCCGGCTGGACCTACCGCGTCGCCGTCGAGTCCGTCCTCGGGCTGAAGGTCGAGGCCGATGCGATCTGGCTCGACCCGCGCATCCCTGCCGACTGGCCAGGCTTCAAGATCAGCTACCGCCTCCCGAGCGACAAGACGACCTACGTCTTCACCGTCGAGAACCAGGGCGTCGAGCACGGCGTCGTGGCCGTGGACGGAGCGAACGGAGCCGTCGTCGAAGGGGCTGCCCGCGTCCCCCGCGTGGACGACGGCGGGACGCACAACGTGAAAGTCACCCTCGGCGGCACCGGCGCGGCGACGAACGGCGCGCAGGCTGCCACCGAGCCGTCGTCGGTGTCGGACGATTCGCCGGAGCAACCGTAG
- a CDS encoding DUF433 domain-containing protein: MATAKTLDQRIVATPGVCGGKPRIDGHRITVQNVAIWHDRLGWSVDRIASEYDLDLADIYAALAYYFAHRETIDQSIEAGHAFAEELRRQTPSLLEQRVQGAA; the protein is encoded by the coding sequence ATGGCGACGGCAAAGACACTCGACCAGCGTATCGTAGCGACTCCCGGCGTGTGCGGCGGCAAGCCGCGCATCGACGGTCACCGCATCACTGTCCAGAATGTGGCGATCTGGCACGACCGCCTCGGCTGGAGCGTGGACCGAATCGCAAGCGAGTACGACCTCGACCTGGCCGACATCTACGCAGCCCTTGCGTACTACTTCGCGCACCGCGAAACGATAGACCAGTCTATCGAAGCCGGACACGCTTTCGCTGAGGAGCTACGTCGCCAGACGCCGTCGCTTCTCGAGCAGCGCGTGCAGGGTGCCGCGTGA
- a CDS encoding alpha/beta hydrolase yields MIHLLLFLCLAAPVIAQPSDVPPGLLGRWAGASIESGTPRLFELRFSLDDENSLRTELTLPYNGYDRFPFAFSYAPGGTYDGTLTSGLFGDAMRLVVDLGEGHLRGTVTEADSVTARVHLQKVVDFDLPPIETEEVRFAAGRDTLAGTLIRPTGVERPPTAVLVTGRGYGTRAEMSLWGRLLARNGVAALAFDSRGAGRSTGTRGTETAEDRFDDVRAALDALAARGDLGPVGLFGNSAAGWIVPVVAAERDDVAFVVTLVGPAVSLADQQGQVTAAFMRGADEEYSEAEYAAAFEYQRQTVVLAQADAPWSAFEPINAEARAARWAEHALIPDSLDFPDLDYFRRRRGFEAPPWSEVDVPVLAVFGENDPIVPPEDNVPLLRAALAGNGDAIVLVLPGVDHTLARPAAFVGEGVWPDRFYRPWTRSPVLLETLIDWFDDRFVSP; encoded by the coding sequence GTGATCCATCTGCTCCTTTTCCTCTGCCTCGCAGCCCCGGTAATCGCTCAGCCATCGGACGTGCCGCCAGGTCTACTTGGACGATGGGCCGGGGCGAGCATCGAGAGCGGCACGCCGCGCCTGTTCGAACTGCGGTTCAGCCTCGACGACGAGAACTCGCTTCGCACCGAACTGACGCTACCCTACAACGGCTACGACCGCTTCCCGTTCGCCTTCTCGTACGCGCCGGGCGGCACCTACGACGGCACGCTCACCTCGGGCCTCTTCGGCGACGCGATGCGGCTCGTTGTGGACCTCGGCGAGGGGCACCTCCGCGGGACGGTGACCGAAGCCGACTCGGTGACGGCGAGGGTCCACCTGCAAAAGGTCGTGGACTTCGACCTGCCGCCGATTGAGACCGAGGAGGTGCGATTCGCCGCCGGGCGCGACACGCTCGCGGGCACGCTCATCCGCCCCACCGGAGTCGAGCGCCCCCCGACGGCCGTTCTCGTCACGGGGCGCGGGTACGGCACGCGGGCCGAGATGTCGCTCTGGGGCCGGCTGCTGGCTCGCAACGGCGTCGCCGCCCTCGCCTTCGACAGTCGCGGGGCGGGCCGCTCGACGGGCACGCGCGGCACGGAAACGGCGGAGGACCGGTTCGACGATGTGCGCGCGGCCCTCGACGCTCTCGCGGCGCGGGGTGACCTTGGCCCGGTCGGACTCTTCGGCAACAGTGCGGCCGGGTGGATCGTCCCGGTGGTCGCGGCAGAGCGCGACGACGTGGCGTTCGTCGTCACGCTCGTCGGTCCGGCCGTCTCCCTCGCCGACCAGCAGGGCCAGGTCACGGCGGCCTTCATGCGCGGAGCGGACGAGGAATATTCCGAGGCCGAGTACGCCGCCGCGTTTGAGTACCAGCGGCAGACGGTCGTCCTCGCCCAGGCCGACGCGCCGTGGTCCGCCTTCGAGCCGATCAACGCCGAGGCGCGGGCCGCGCGCTGGGCCGAGCACGCCCTCATTCCCGACAGCCTGGATTTTCCTGACCTCGACTATTTCCGCCGTCGGCGCGGCTTCGAGGCCCCGCCGTGGAGCGAGGTCGACGTGCCGGTCCTCGCCGTCTTCGGGGAGAACGACCCCATCGTCCCGCCCGAGGACAACGTGCCGCTCCTCCGCGCTGCGCTCGCGGGCAACGGCGACGCGATCGTCCTCGTCTTGCCGGGCGTCGACCACACGCTCGCTCGACCCGCAGCGTTCGTCGGCGAGGGCGTGTGGCCGGACCGGTTCTACCGCCCGTGGACCCGCAGCCCGGTCCTGCTGGAGACCCTCATCGACTGGTTCGACGACCGCTTCGTCTCGCCATGA
- a CDS encoding type II toxin-antitoxin system RelE/ParE family toxin codes for MAELIWTPRAYADLESIGAYHAQQSPGYAEVIVRRLMQAAERLEVFPTSGRTVPEIGDETMREVVHRQYRIIYMHLPDEDRVEILTVFHSSRQFGALPGESDA; via the coding sequence GTGGCAGAGCTGATCTGGACGCCGCGAGCCTACGCCGACCTCGAATCTATCGGTGCCTACCATGCGCAGCAGTCGCCGGGGTATGCCGAAGTGATTGTTCGTCGGCTCATGCAGGCAGCAGAGCGGCTCGAAGTCTTCCCGACCTCGGGTCGCACCGTGCCGGAGATCGGGGACGAAACGATGCGGGAGGTGGTTCACCGGCAGTACCGTATCATTTACATGCACCTACCGGACGAAGACCGGGTGGAGATCCTCACCGTGTTTCATTCCTCGCGCCAGTTCGGAGCCTTGCCAGGGGAGAGCGATGCGTGA